The genomic window TATATGCCGAACACATTTTACGTGTTCTCAACAAATGCCGCCCCGTTCGAAGAGAATAAAAGCTACTCACCGTTTGCTATCTATACCTATCTTCAACACAAAAAAGATTTCACGAAGGCATCTGATGCGCTGAAGAGAATGGGTTACGGCACAACCAGGAGTTTGGAATTTGCAGAGCGGGTATTGAATCACAGATACGAGTTCAAATACAACGTGATAAGAGGGATCACCGAATTCAAGGAGCGCAGCGGTGGCGAGAGCTTTACAGCTTTAACAGATAAGAAGGCAAACTCAATATATCGGGAACTAGTTCATATAGGGTGTACGCTTCGCAAAGAGGCATTGGAACAACTCCTTGTTAGCGACTTCGTTCCTGATTATGATCCGTTCGTAGAATATTTCGCGACATTAAAGGAATGGGACGGAAAGACCGATTTTATCAGACTATTGGCCGAGACGATAACCCTAAAGGATCCAAAACGATTCCACCGATGGCAGACGTGCCTGACCAAATGGCTGGTTGCAACCGTGGCATGCGCTACACACCAAAAGACGAATCAAACGGTTCTGACCCTTCTCGGCAAGCAGGGGACATACAAGACAACATGGCTGATGTCATTACTGCCAACCAAATATAAGATCCAGAACCAATACCGGATTTCCCGGGCCATAAATCCAGATTCGAAAGACTCGCAGATAGCTCTCGCAGAGAATTTTCTCATCAACATCGACGAATTAGATTCGATGAGTAAATATGATGTTGGAAGTTTAAAGTCATTCATTACTCAAGAGTCGGTGGACGTCAGGCGTCCTTATGGCCGGCGTCAGGAAAACCTTCCGCGACGGGCGTCACTTGTTGCAAGCGTGAACAAGGACACCTTTCTAGTTGATGAGACGGGTAATCGAAGGTTCCTAATCTTTGAGGTGGAAAGCATCAACTGGAACCACAACATTGACATGGATAACGTTTATGCACAGGCTCAAGCACTATTTAAGCAGCCCGGCTCCTTCAGATACTGGTTCGGTGACGAGGAGATCGAAGAAATAAACAAGATTAACAGCGCCTATCGAGTTAAGACAACGGAGCAAACATACATCGAGACACTTTACGAACCGGTATTGGAAAAAGATGTCACAGACCGGACCACTTGGGTCAATTCAGCCGAAGTAGCGACCGAGTTGAACAATCTCTTTCACATTCCTCGAAACACGGTGTACGTTGGGAAAGCTTTGATGGCAATGGGCGGCTTTCACAAGAGGACCAGCAGTGGCGAGACGTACGCTGTCAAACGGATATAAACTTAAGTGATAGTAGTGATAGATGGTGTTTTTGTCCCATCTATCACTAAAACCTTCGAATATGCAAGGAATTAATGGAAGTGATAGTAGTGATAGTAGATTTGCATAAATTTTATTGCTCAAAGGAGCATGGAGTATATGGTATTATTACTTATCCTCCCTATGTTGCAAAGTGCTATCACTGCCATCACTTCTATCACTAATGCTGATTCTGAGTGAATTTGACGATTCTTAGTGATGGTTGATGATAGTTAGTGAAGGTTCATGCTACCCTCAGACACCTAAGATGTTCGATTCGGACTTCGCAGCTGTGGGTTCCCAACACGCAAAAGCATCCCAGCTTGAAACCTAATACAAAAAAATCAAAGCCGGTAATAATTTTTACCTACCGCTCTAAAAGCCTTGGGTCTCTGTACCATGATGGTGATAGATTGAAAACCCTTATAAGTTATAGACTTATAAGGGTTTATATACTGGTGATAGATCGATGAGAGATCGACATCATGGTACATCTATCACCAAAACAGGCCAAATTAATCTAAAATGATGGATTGGTGAGAGAATGAGAGATAAAATGTGCATTTGAACATTCTACATTTTACGGATCATATGGCAAGAGAGTATTGATGGGATCGAATAGATTTGTGACTGGGTCTGAACCCTTAAGAAAACTCGTAAGGGATCTTGTGTTTTTTGAGAATTCTTGACCTTGATACTTGACTATTGTTCCATCTTTTCTGAGATTAAGAGTGAGGTGGGCGTCGTTGTTGGAATCATCTAAGTCAAACGTAGAGTCGGAGGGTTTTTAGATGAAAAGTGCTGTTGCGGTTCTTGCGGTTACATTTCTAATAGTAAGTTCACTTCTAGCTCAAGTCCACATAAAATAGAGTGCGACGATCACGCCCACGCAGGCCAAGAAGACACAGAGCAGCAACCATACTCTCCGATTCGAGTTATATTGGACTCCTTATATGGATGCAGGGGTGTACTATTGGGATGCTTGTGGAACCGTAAACAATATGGCATCCTCAACTAGCAGTCCGATTATTATAACTATTCCCTCTGCGGGGGCAGGGGTGTATACATTTCTGCTGCGATTTGACGCGTATTACTCAAGCGTATGCGCCACTTATAATTTTTTTCAGACGACTCGTTGGTGAGCACCGGCTCGGATACACTGCCGCAATATACGACATGTTGCGGGACTTTCTGGAATCTTCCCGGCTTCGCAACTCCATATTACTCAAATTTTTCGTTTTCTTTGAATACTCATATGTTTCAGTGTGGAGATTCAACCGGGATGAGCTTGACTGGAGATTACAGCGACTGCAATGGTGCGACATGGTCACCGGCTGATCCGCTTACGTTGACCGTCGTTTCCGGGAGTCAATATGTGTCGTTCCATCAGAGAGATTCACAAACGGGAGGAGATACAAAGATTGGTTTGGTTGTCACGACCACAGGGAAGGAGATTGGACAATATTCTCTTGTCGCGGATGGTATCAATCCAGATTCAAGTGGTAGTTGGGCAACGGTACAGGCGGTTAGTGATGGAATGACCAGAACAGATTCAGTGCAAGTTTGCCAGCTGCTGGATCACTTCTCCGTTTATACTGACCCGGATACAATCGCACATTCAAGAAGGGGAAACATATATGTTCAAGCAGAGAACAGCACAGGTAGCGATATTGTGATTCCCTGGAGTACCCCTCTTTATATAACTGCAGATGATAGTGGAAAGTACGGCGAAGTCTATGATTGGGGTGTTAGTTCACCGTATCCATACAGTGATGCTTGCGCAGGGATGCTGTATAACGCAGACGGAGGAGAACCGAATGGCGTGCAGAAAATTACGATATCAGTTACAGATGTTAATGATCCGACGAAGACCGCAACCGGAAGTTTATTTGTTGAAGGAGACATTGTTGTAGAAGTCGTTCCTTCAGTGATATCGCCCGGCGATACTGCGGCGATTACAGCGAAGCAGAGAAACCCGGATGGAAGCTTGACCGACTTTCCGCCAAATCAATCCTTCGAAGTCGGGATAGACAGCGGAAATGGAAATGGTACGATACTATCAAATGATAGTACATCGGGATATTTTTCATCTGCATCGCAGCCTTTTCAATTTATCGCCGCCGATAGCATAGGTGCGGACTCTGTAAATGTAGAAATAAGGGTAGGGATACCGAATGAGATAGCGACTTCTATACTGCCTGGTCGCAAAGGAAATTCAGGTCAGAACATGAAAGTGAAACGTCCAACAATTAGTGCCGGGCTTGAGAATTCGGGTCTCAGGAAATCTGCAAGCAACGTAGGGCCTAACGCGACGGGCCGCAAATCGGTTTCTGATGAGAATAATTTTACTTTGAGTGACTACGGAATAGGGTGGGTGGAGATTCAAAATGGGAATCATCGTCCAATTATAAAAAGCATCAGTTACTCCCCCTCTCGCCGATATTTTTCATACGACAGCGTTGTGTCAGTTTCAGCAGTAGTGTTTGATCCTGATGGAGACAGCGTTACCGTGAAGTATGAACCTGGTCAACAATTTAAACTTGAAAATCTTGGAGCAAACATTGTCAAAGTAACTGCAACGGATTCAAAGGGAGCTTCGACTGTGAAGTACGATACAATCTACGCGGTCTATGTCGATATGGAGCCGTCCGATGAAGTTGTCAAGGACGGAGAAAACATGGATTTTCAGGCAAAGGTTTATCCCAACACTATTACAGCAAATTCGTTTGAGTGGAGTTGGTCACCAGATAATCCAGACGGAGGAAATGATCCGTTCGTAGATTTTGAACCTGGCTCTGACCAACAAAAAGTGACCGTCAAAAGTGCGAAATGGTACGCTTTCCCAGATCACGATTGTCATCCGCCAAGCAATCAGACTTCTACCTATGACTTGAAGACACTTGTCAAGATAAAAGGAGACGAGTTTGATCAGAAAGGCAACTTGAATGTATTCTTGCCTCGCTTAGGTGGTGAAGAAACGCATGCTTATATCATCGGTAATCCGTACGCAGTGCCAGTTTATGATAATTCTGGAAATATTAAGCAATGGCGCATATTCAGTATTGGAACCTTGGAGCGAGTTGTGGATAAGCCCGTTGTGAATCTACCCACAACAAGCCAATTCTATACAAAATTGATCACACATGAGAATATTCACCAGCAGCAGTGGATATCTGGTATGGCGATGAATTTGTGGTCAGTGGATGAACTCTACAAGAGAATACGGACCATTACAGCGAAAAGCCTACCTGATATTGCCGCGAAGGTGAGCACCGTTCGCCTTGCATTCGAATCGGAGCAAATAAAGGCATTCGAAGAAATATACAATCTAATGGAGTTAGAAGCCTATAACGTTTCAGATCAAATTCCTCCAAAATATTATTATCAGAGATGTGATCGTACTGATTTTCTAACACAAAACTAGGATGGGCTGAAAATGCGAAAGAAACTTTTCTTCATGATTGTTAGTACCTGCTTACTGCTTGTGTCCGCTCCTTCGCGAGTACCTGCTCAGGTAACACAGTTTTCATTATCAGAAGTAGTTGATAGCTCAAGTTTGATCGTTATTGGGAGAGTTGATAGCGAGTATCAATTGTCGGGGTACAGAATAGATTCGACTAGTAAACCAGGTTACTACGGCATACTGACCGATCTAGACGGATCTATTATTCGCATAAGCGTTCAACAGGTTCTGAAGGGAGACTCGGGGGGTTCTGACTTGAGTATCTTTTTAAAGACTGATGAAGCTGCCCCTAAAGAAGGACCGGGTGTATCGTTCACAAAACAGAAAACGTATTTATTATTCTTGAACTTACGAGCCATCGACTCGACAATTGCTGTCAAATATAGTCTATCAAGGGAGGACTACTATTTCCCATACTTAAGTGGCTATGGGGTTGTGTTGCTAGAGGGGAAAAATGGCTTGAATGAACTGGAGACGACAGAAAACTATTTGTTGTCACTCCCGACAGTGCCGCCGAAAGATACCCCACTCTCATTTTTGCTTGACAGCTTGGCTGACAAAACTCAGGAGGCTTACAGCAACCGTTGGATAGGCAATCAAGATTTTGTCGGTGAATTAGAGAGAAAACTTGACAATGCAAAGAAACATTTGGTGAAGGGAGATTCTATAGCGTGCTGTTTGTCATTGCAGAACTATCAGAGAGAGGTAGACACTATTTATGAAAAAACGTTGAGAAAAGAAATAGGAGGAAAGAATGATGAAAGTCGGTTCATTTCCCCCGAAGGTTGGAAACTTTTGCACTATTACGCGCAATACGTTATCGACAGGCTTCCCTGTCAAAAAAAATAATCACTGTTTACAAAGACGCTCACAAAACATGTTGCTAAGTATAAAAAAGGTGATCTGAAATGAGAAAAGTGATCATTCTATTGTTCGCGCTTGTCACCGGTTCTTTTCCGCAGACGTCAAGTTTCCATTCTGAAATTGCGGCTGGTCAGGTGTGGCAAATCCCATTTGCCTCATCAGACAACACGATCTCACTCAGCATTCAAAACAGCTCCAGCGTCGAGGCGAAGAATGTCTTCGTCGCCTTCAATAGATTTCCATCATGGTTGAAATTCAAAGAGAGTACCTCAATTATAAAGAGCATTTCAGCCAATTCTTCCGGAGATGCCGAGTTCACGTTCTCAGTCGAAAAGAAAGCACCAGTCGGAAAAGACACGACTTTGACAGCGACAATTACCACTGCCAACGGTCAAAGCTGGACGAAAGACATAAAGATCTCTGTCGGAGCGCCGAAGGATTACAAGCTTTACAACAACTTTCCCAATCCATTCAACCCGTCGACAAAGATAGCATTTGAGCTTCCGAAAGCATCGCATGTAAAGCTCATCATCTATGACATCGTCGGGAGAGAAGTTGTGCAAGTTGCAGACGCAGATTATCCCGCCGGTTATACCGAGCTGACATGGAACGGAACAAACAAAAATGGAACACTTGTTTCATCCGGAGTTTACTTCTACCGCATCAGCACGGATAAGTGGAGCAAAGTGAAGAAGATGTTGATGCTAAAGTGAATTGGGTCCCATCTGAATAACCGCTACATAAGTATCCTACCGGATAGGTTCTACATATATGGTGGATCAGGTCAACCTTGAAATTTTTTTCTAGAAATTTAAGGGGCTCTACTGGGGAGAGTTGCAAATTGAAAATAAACCGGGTAATATTAGGAGAACCAAGGAGGTGGCATGCCAAACGAGCGATTTAGACTAAGTGCTGAAATAAGCACTAGTGATACAAAGAAGATTGAACCAGTCCTAACCAAAGTTATCGGAGTTAACGGGATAATTCGGACCGAAAAGGGTTTCAAGGTAAAAACAACGATAGAAGGTCAGAGCGCCACGGAATTGAACCTTGAATTGTTATCAGCATTGAAACGAGTAGAAAAGGAAACTGTCCTTCGAGCTAAATGGACTACGGGCAGAACAACGGAATGGTTCATTGATTACGTGTTGAAAGGTGTTACGGAATCTTAGGTGGATGATCAACTTCCTATTTATCTCCGTTTTGTGTAGCGCGTATTGTATGTTTCGAGGAGTGCGGCGCGACTTTTTTTCTGGCGGACGTTAGGCGCAACCCGCTTTTCGAAATAAGATGAGCACACGACTCATTTGTTAAACAGCAAACAAAGACGACAGACCGCATGAATAGCGAAGCATTTCTCAAAGCACTTGATAGTGAAATTTGGTGGGAGTGGAAGTGGGAGAAGCGCAACCGTTATTGGATGTTGACAATTAACTGGGCTACTTGGCTGGCACGATTGTTCATCCTAGGCTTAGCTTGGTTCCAATTGACCAGCCAAGACAAGGATGGTAATGCGCTTTGGGTGTTGCTGTCGCTTGCAATCCTGTCAATGCTGAACATTGCCCTACCGCTTTTGTCTTATTCGTTTCGCTTCCAGGAACGACAAGAAGTTCACGACAAAAATGCACGCGAATACGAGTCCATCAAAGTTGAACTACAAACGGCCCTTATCTCACTTCAAGATGCCGTTAACAAGTTCACGAAAGTACGGCGAGAGCCGACCGAGAAGGTTATTCGCTCGACTCCGTGAAGCAGCCAAATGGAGAGTGCAGGCTGCGTCTAACACGCGCAAAAAAGATGCTCGATTATTATATATCATGGAGTTCGCTTCATCCCGCTTTGCCGCATCGTGGACGCCAAGCAATATTTGTAGCGGCAAGCGGGGCGGACTTTTTTGCGCAGGACGTTAGTTGCAATTGCCGTCAGAGTTTACGAAAGGAGTATCAAACATGAAAAATCTATTTCGGTTCTTAGTATTGTTGATCTGCTCACTTGCGAGTGCAAACCTATCGATTGCTCAATGGGTTCAAAGTAATGGACCGTATGGTGGTGATGTTCATGCTCTTGCAATCAGCACGGATGGGACAAATATTTTTGCAGGAACTAATGCCGGCGGAGTTTTTCTGTCAACGAATAACGGTTCAAGCTGGACATACTCCGGATTAACAAACCACGCTATTAGCTCTCTTGTTTTCACTCCTGATGGTAAAAATATTTTTGCGGGTGTTTGGGGCAACATGAGCGGAGTCTATCGTTCGACAGACAACGGTT from Candidatus Acidiferrales bacterium includes these protein-coding regions:
- a CDS encoding VapE domain-containing protein, whose protein sequence is MVQQECITNTERQDEDFATKRSVYTITDIRKAAFEYYASGLRVFPVKQDKTPCGEWGWLRDRSATEEQMNCWFPEGTTNLIAIVCGVPDAGNVEVIDIDEKYNVEPEKLIHKLKYLINNFDGGLVDTLVAETSMNGGWHLIYSLSGTVDGNQKLAMRHTNEKDLIDDPNAKCRTLIETRGRSGYIIVAPSRGYTARSGRITNLPLISEEDRKILLDCARSLNSYMPEDESVNDPTRLTTSPKDGILLPGTDFNMRGDYAAYLRKAGWKISYVSNGVQYWTRPGKKNGMSATFNYMPNTFYVFSTNAAPFEENKSYSPFAIYTYLQHKKDFTKASDALKRMGYGTTRSLEFAERVLNHRYEFKYNVIRGITEFKERSGGESFTALTDKKANSIYRELVHIGCTLRKEALEQLLVSDFVPDYDPFVEYFATLKEWDGKTDFIRLLAETITLKDPKRFHRWQTCLTKWLVATVACATHQKTNQTVLTLLGKQGTYKTTWLMSLLPTKYKIQNQYRISRAINPDSKDSQIALAENFLINIDELDSMSKYDVGSLKSFITQESVDVRRPYGRRQENLPRRASLVASVNKDTFLVDETGNRRFLIFEVESINWNHNIDMDNVYAQAQALFKQPGSFRYWFGDEEIEEINKINSAYRVKTTEQTYIETLYEPVLEKDVTDRTTWVNSAEVATELNNLFHIPRNTVYVGKALMAMGGFHKRTSSGETYAVKRI
- a CDS encoding FlgD immunoglobulin-like domain containing protein, translated to MRKVIILLFALVTGSFPQTSSFHSEIAAGQVWQIPFASSDNTISLSIQNSSSVEAKNVFVAFNRFPSWLKFKESTSIIKSISANSSGDAEFTFSVEKKAPVGKDTTLTATITTANGQSWTKDIKISVGAPKDYKLYNNFPNPFNPSTKIAFELPKASHVKLIIYDIVGREVVQVADADYPAGYTELTWNGTNKNGTLVSSGVYFYRISTDKWSKVKKMLMLK